A genome region from Pseudomonadota bacterium includes the following:
- a CDS encoding acyltransferase — translation MNQPNWIPRPITIALAQFAMSSEPDENLARAVAMIREAAARKAQIVALPELFRSPYFCQEERCEPSSADIYAEELPGEVGKVLSEEAKALNIAIIAGSIYERASSGKLYNTSLVINSVGEFLGTYRKVHIPHDPAFFEKSYFEAGDQGFKIFDLGFAKVGVLICYDQWFPEAARALALAGAEIIFYPTAIGRVSKVPSIEGDWQQAWQSVQVGHAVANNVVVCAINRVGCEGNSTFWGGSFISNGFGQILARGTETAGLVVADVDLGHSQFTRESWRFFDSRRPELYRTLITKEG, via the coding sequence ATGAACCAACCCAATTGGATCCCGCGCCCTATTACGATCGCTCTGGCCCAATTTGCGATGAGCAGTGAGCCAGATGAGAACCTTGCGCGTGCGGTCGCAATGATTCGTGAAGCCGCTGCGCGTAAGGCGCAGATCGTAGCTCTGCCAGAACTTTTTCGCTCCCCGTATTTCTGCCAAGAGGAACGTTGCGAACCTAGCTCTGCAGATATCTATGCAGAGGAGCTGCCTGGTGAGGTCGGCAAGGTCTTGAGCGAAGAGGCCAAGGCGCTCAATATCGCCATCATAGCTGGCTCAATCTATGAACGTGCATCCTCTGGCAAGCTCTATAATACCTCCCTTGTAATCAACTCCGTCGGAGAGTTCCTGGGCACCTATCGAAAGGTTCATATTCCGCACGATCCAGCTTTTTTTGAGAAGAGCTACTTTGAAGCTGGCGACCAGGGCTTTAAGATCTTTGACCTCGGCTTTGCAAAGGTAGGCGTACTTATCTGCTACGATCAGTGGTTTCCAGAAGCCGCTCGCGCACTGGCGCTGGCGGGCGCAGAGATCATCTTTTATCCAACAGCTATTGGGCGAGTTTCCAAAGTTCCATCAATTGAAGGTGACTGGCAACAGGCCTGGCAGAGCGTTCAGGTCGGGCACGCTGTAGCAAATAACGTAGTTGTATGCGCCATTAATCGGGTCGGCTGTGAGGGTAATTCAACCTTCTGGGGTGGCTCGTTTATTAGCAACGGCTTTGGCCAGATACTGGCCCGTGGTACGGAAACAGCTGGACTGGTCGTAGCCGATGTAGACCTTGGACATTCCCAGTTTACACGTGAAAGCTGGCGCTTCTTCGATAGTCGTCGTCCTGAGCTGTACCGCACTCTTATTACAAAGGAAGGGTAA